The nucleotide sequence CATCTGCCACTGCTCATACTACATCTACCACTGCTCATACTACATCTATCACTACTTCTATTTCTGGCACTAGGAGTGGGTCGGGAAAGGTACACTATAGGCGAAGTAtacaagaaaaaaaaataaagggAAAGTgcaaaaatttatttatcgaaaaaaaaattaataataaagaaattgaGTTCAATGAGTTTCTAgagataaaatataaaaaggaaaataaaaatatatatttacacccattatatatacaattatatatgaaagaTTTACtcgattttttaaatttatttaatttgaaactattaaaaaatatattatttataaatataaatgtattatcatttatatatgaaatcaAATATGGATACTGGGTTAGGAATGGGCCACAAATGGTTTTTCAATCAAATGAGTATGAatcatctatatttttaaaaaatgatttaataGGAATACAATTTGCTTTTATTATGATGAATATTTTGCCTTTATATGAAAATCAAAGAATAAAAGTTAACgaaaatttaatgaaaatatttaggaaaatatataacgaGCATATAGTCAATTTAGTTGGAAATTCACaaatactaaaaaaatcaataaaCCCTTGCAAAAATACAATACCTAATGAAggcaataataataaaccGAAAACTATTTCAACAAActttttatcattaattGGTGATATTAGTAACAAAATGAATGAAAAGgatgtaaaaaattttagacaaaataaaaattcagaTATCTTAAAACctgaaataaatgaaaatttgtttgataaaataaaatatatacaagaCCCTAATGAAATAactgaaaataataaacaaactattatatatgataaaaataaagatgtaaatgaaaatgatgatttTTTTAGCATTTTTTGTGGAAATGGAGTAACAGATACATCTCTAAATTGGGTTAAGTTcagaaataaatttttttctaataataatgaaaattgtacaaaaactaaaaataaaatcgaTTTTACACAAATATATCAGTTACTTATTAATTATTGCCGAGAAAAGGGAAATGCTAACAATTCAGAGGAAGGGAATACATCTGATCTACAATCAATGAACCCAAATAATGACAATAAATTTGAAActgataatgaaaatttaaaaaatgaagaaaaaataataaataacgaagaaattcaaattaataaaataaactataaaaaattagaatggattgaatatttaaaattattcatGGAAACTGATATACGAAACccatttgtttttatatatcaattaatatttaaaaattttcgtataaatttaaataaaacaaatttaaatgatatatatatggaaatCCAAATacatcatttaaaaataatatataaaatatttagtgatatatatttaaataaattgaatATTGATTCTCGtaaaataacatatatattttattttcaatttttttatgatataattataagaatatttaacgaattatattattttgattctAGTAATATTCCAAGAAAAACAtcttatataaaatataaaaaaagaggaaaatatcatgtaaaaaaaatattattacaattatTAGCTTCAAAAGATTTTCAACATTTTCAATTAGAACATATTTTTCCTAAACAATTTAGACATCATCCATCTTTTTATGAacttataaacaaatatggTTATACTACACATATGGATCGAAGTAATGTAAATTTGATTaaactaaataaaaatgcatGGTATCTTTATGATGCTTTTTGGCCTGTTTCAGAATATAAAGATTTTCAATCTGCTAACGAAAAATCAATAAAGGAAGATAATGCTACATATATTGGTCCATCAAGAAGCCAAGATAAAGAATatcttaatttttcttttaaaaaattacaaaatttattatattttgctTTCAAAAATAGTTGTTTAGCCCCGATGCTTCTAACTATTTGTGTAACTAACGAAGCTTTCCAAACACGACTTGatcaattaaaaaattcaccccctattaaagaaaattcTAATAATCAATCAAATACATCAAACAATATGAACTCAgtttttgataataatactCAAAGAGTTACACAAAATGATTCTATTATTTCGGCAGAAAATTCTATAGATGTAAATTCTGATCCGACTTCCCGAAATCAACAAAATCAAGATACTGGCCTCAATCGAACTCCTACTGATTTGTCACTACTTAGTGACATAgatgtttttaatttgttaacTCAAAGCATAAATAACAGTTTAGGTACTGACCAAGCTGGTCAAAATAGCCAAAACAGCCAAAATAGCCAAAACAGCCAAAACAGCCAAAATAACCAAAACAGCCAAAACAGCCAAAATAACCAAAACAGCCAAAACAGCCAAAATAACCAAAACAGCCAAAATAACCAAAATAGCCAAAACAGCCAAAATAACCAAAACAGCCAAAACAGCCAAAATAACCAAAACAGCCAAAACAGCCAAAATAACCAAAACAGCCAAAATAACCAAAATAGCCAAAACAGCCAAAATAACCAAAACAGCCAAAACAGCCAAAATAACCAAAACAGCCAAAACAGCCAAAATAACCAAAACAGCCAAAATAACCAAAATAGCCAAAACAGCCAAAATAACCTAAACCATGCTGAGAATAGCACTAACACATTGGTAACAACCACAAATGTAGAAACAAATCAAGAAAATGGAAATTCTAGAGGTATCGAAGGAAGTAGAGATGGTAACAGTGGGGACAGCAGTGAAAGTAGTTATCAAAATAGAAATGGGCAAGATATACATCAAAcaattaataatagtaatacaTATATCATTGTAGATCAAAATAGTGATAATGAAACATTATTTGCTGAAATATTAGTAAATAGAAGCCCTAACAATTCTATAAATATGGaaattgttaatattaCGGATACACATTCAGGAAATCAAAATACAAGAAGAGGTTCTAGACATTTAACTGCTGGGGGGTTATCAGAATTAATTAGAAacttaataaatgaaaataatattattagtaaTGTAATAGATGAAACAATATTGGGAAATAATGGATCTAATATGGATATGCTTGGGCGTGAAAATAATGGtgaaatagaaataaatcATAATATTCCTATTCTTTCAAATcggaataataatataaataggGGTGGAATAAGAAGAAATCCAGATGagaatttaatatttgatGGTTATACATCTAGTGAAGAATTGAATGGTATCGATTCAGAAGGTTCTAATATTCTAAGAGTCAATTTAACTGATATAGATgataatttagaaaatttaaatataattttaaattccAACGAAATAATTTCCAATGCTAATAATGCTAATTTAAGTAATACtattgatatattaattaaagtTATAAAAGTATTAAGTATTTTAATCGATTCTAGTCATCCATTTAAAGAGATAAATGGGTTCTATTATTCCAATTGCAAAGTAGAAAGTGATGATTCGGATTCTACATCTGATTCTATTGCGGAAAGTTCCGATGAAGATTATTATCAAACACCTTTACCAGAAATCGAAGAAAATATACTAAACAAAACTTCAAAttctaataaatatatttttaataatgaaaaaaatgttaatataaacaaagaactcaaatacaaaaatgtaGATAACGATTGTGAGGATAATATTGAAGATGCTGCTGGAAAATGGGGAGGAaacaaaaaagaagaaGTTGGCACaaatgataatgaaaatgaaaattttatatttgacTACATATCTATAgttgaaaaaagaaaaaagggaaagaacaaaaaaaaattagaaaataatacacaaaacacattaaaaaaaaaacaaaaacaacCATATTCAATGGGAGAAAAAACAGTTCAGTTTTTTATCAATAGTATTAATAACATAAATGGAAATGAAgataaatgttttttaaaagtacGAAATACAATCGTTTCGCgattaaaagaaatatctTCAGAAagttataattataaaaatgtaaataataataatgaatttattGAGTtagctaaaaaaaaacaacagGATCTATTagataatatgaaaaaacaaCAACTAAAATTTAGTCAGTTTTTAGATGATGAGTTTTTCTCGGATGAAGATAATGAATTAGAAACAACAAAAGAAATAACTAATGACAAAAATGAAGATGcagaaaatgatatatataaagaaaataatactttatgtgaatatgaaaaagcaaaagaaaaaaactGTATATGTGTATTATGTAAAGAAGGAATGTCAaagaataatttattagCATATATGTGTTTTGCTTCtcatacaaatattttaaaaaaaataataaaaaaaaataaaatgtcaTTTCCTTGTAAACATCCATCGATATACACTTGTGGTCATTTCATACATACAAATTGTTTGCATAACACAAAGATATtgaaatatagaaaattgTTTAGTGTTAAAAATGAACCTACCTTATATGAATTTACATGTCCATTATGTAGATGTATAGCCAACTgttttattgtatatataccaAAAAGATATACATCTAAAAATGATACATACAGAATCTATGATTGTAATGAAATCGATTTCTTTATTGATAAttctaataaaaatttctCAGATCTTTTGAAATCAGCATCATTTGCTTTAAAATTATGGAatcaaacaaaaaatgaaaaaagacAAATAGAAGGAACTATCACACCAGATATACAAATGGTGGATAATACGGGTTATAATCATGATAATGatctaaataaaaattcgaTTAATTTGAGAGAAGAAAATAACTATCTAGAAGTAGAAACATATTTAGATAtcaatgaaaaagaaaaaaataaatcgtTATGTCATcataatatgcataaaacATATGATGAATATGATAATAGTTATAGTGATAACTCTGAatcattttgttttgaAAATGAATCAACTTTTTTAAGTTCATCGTCGAATAAATCTATTGATAGTGATATAGCAgatgaattttattttaaatataaaagtcGCCATAAAATggaagaagaaaaaaaaaagaaaaaaaaacttgaaaattttacaaaaaataatgaatatggagaagaaatagaaacgaataataacaacacatctaataataaaagtgtTGGAAATGATGTTAATCAAACTAGTTGGAATAATTATGTTACTAATTCAGTCtttaatgaagaaaataataatgatatttttaatttaaattttaaaaacttaattaataaaaatttgatttttgatcatttattatcctatgaaaattatgataaaaataaaaataaaatattaagggaaatatatttaaatgaaaataaaatatatgaacaatTATACAATACTAATGATGGTTGTGAAAGCATTTATTGTCATGAATGTAATGATAATTCTAATTCtgaatttacaaaaaaaaacatttatggaaataatgaaattgaAAAGGATGAATATGATATTCAGAATTATAGAAACAATTTTAATCATATTGATAATTGTAGAAGAATTAACATTAacacatataaaaatagtgataatgtaaaagaatttaaatataaagatgGACCAGGAACAGAATTATATCTTTACAAAAATACTTTTAATTATTCTAATAAAGACTTTACTTTTACATACCATAATTctaactttttttataaatataaaaatggattTTTATCATACTACGTTAGCGTTCCgttaaaatttatgaaaaatgttGAATTTGTGAtgatacaaaataaatcattaaataacgctaataataaaaagtgcaaacgattttttttcacaacATCTGTGAAGGAAATAGAAacagaaaataatgaatctATAGAAGATCCAAAAGACCAAAACGATATAGAAAAAGTAGATGCAATACATCTAGAAAAAAACGATGATGAACATGAAACAAgcaataatgaaaatgatgaaaaaaataataatgatgtAAATAAATCTGAATCAAACTTACTACAGCTAAGTtataatatagataaaaaCCTGATGGAATATATAcaacataattttaatataaataaagtaaATTGTGATGaagttattaaaaaatatagaatagctcaaaataaaaaaaatatatcacgaactaataataatagtagtGCTATTTCTAACTCAATTAGTAAcgggaaaaaaaaaggaattaatgaaataaatgagtttcaaaaagaaaaaaggcttaaaacatattatgaATCTGAATTTagagaaaatattttatctgaatgtaaaattttttcttattcaACTCATacaaaaatggaaaataaagaaactAATGAATATTCTATCAAAACAGAAAAcgatataaattataatttaacagaaaataataagtaTGATATACAAGATGATCATTCAGAAAATGTGGCAATACCTATTGTAAATACTAATGGAGAAATTATGAACAGTTcagaatattttatttctgaaaaaagcaaaaaagTAGAAGAAGAGTCTAAACGAAATGGTCGAAGAAGAAGCATTCAAGAAATGGAggaaatggaaataataaaaagtaatgataatttgtgtttttgtgaatatgatgaaaattatgaaaataaagattATGATACGATGGAATTTAAGTACAATtgtgataaaaattatttaaaaacacATGCTATATCAATGAAAAATTGTTTTGCTGtagatatatatgatgGTATAATTACtactaataaaaatttttataaaacatataaaaatacaatatataaacaaaattttgatTCAATATTTGATATGAAAGCATTAAGACAatctattatattattaggAGGAATAACTGAAATATCGTGGAGAATTTttcatcaaaataatacaacATTTTCAACTATATTACATCATtcagaaaattataaaaaaataatcgaCTTTGAATATTCTACAAAAATTCAAGATAATGATGAAGATACTGATATAAAAGGAATAAGCGTAAATGatgtattaaaaatttataaaaaacttgatatatatcctgaatttttatttaataatactaatgttggatttgttaataaaagtGAATTAagaaatgtaaataaagaagatttattattatttaataaaaaagatagaaaaaaatataacaaaaaattgggaggaaatatatttaaaaatgaaacaaataatgaattaagctttatgaaaaattgtttaaatcaattaaaaaagtgtA is from Plasmodium berghei ANKA genome assembly, chromosome: 14 and encodes:
- a CDS encoding asparagine/aspartate rich protein, putative, translated to MNELMEKKKNEEILPISAYFLKEYGDGKINKKDVIRSLKKRIYNNNENCEEIYKKLKEIHGNSGVCTRQWKEGSFAFKCYNCEGDPTCAICAKCFFSSNHKSHIYKLTHTSGGCCDCGDTSWNMNGACYNHRGINEDNLIDKKNILKENVKKQIKQDIENLVGILFKDIILKDGFFLSLVNADYVEYSFEFFKDQGITSFLFRQLICEVFTGAKIDFLINFHYCFHTGIQKALYSLYLSLFVDPQFKQRFAFKLSKHYNIIVRVVDDKIYNDYSLNGLSVQLLTVPEIGYTLVINNFLNDLIKIIESFCTYSNVSKCVMFKNLLRSEIEIIMRICLDLKYLLYHQEVIKIILFNKYIIKKILNLLTLLHRMNSQLRYTKRHIIYEDLSSSYAITIENYLLKVFEPLSNFCKREQNSNYRNFFLLYQLTIEAISSLNLFPFSNEKTIPEGSQNVDGSVYSISTNISTSGRVKEKKDIKKTIEKRKTKRLKQLRSLHSPLIRFFMMILNFDVIRKCIDDLYWYKYVYLRKIKKQKEKPETSSISNTKIKIIKQYINDFYSIEKYPDEVINKRKLLQERYEIDGNKIKMKLFNYKPFLNSYNPIEHSKVDNYLKEHKYLEETYFKWIINMGAPKDSVTAPTTSPTDPTTSATAHTTSTTAPTTSATAHTTSTTAPTTSATAHTTSTTAPTTSATAHTTSTTAPTTSATAHTTSTTAPTTSATAHTTSTTAPTTSATAHTTSTTAPTTSATAHTTSTTAHTTSITTSISGTRSGSGKVHYRRSIQEKKIKGKCKNLFIEKKINNKEIEFNEFLEIKYKKENKNIYLHPLYIQLYMKDLLDFLNLFNLKLLKNILFININVLSFIYEIKYGYWVRNGPQMVFQSNEYESSIFLKNDLIGIQFAFIMMNILPLYENQRIKVNENLMKIFRKIYNEHIVNLVGNSQILKKSINPCKNTIPNEGNNNKPKTISTNFLSLIGDISNKMNEKDVKNFRQNKNSDILKPEINENLFDKIKYIQDPNEITENNKQTIIYDKNKDVNENDDFFSIFCGNGVTDTSLNWVKFRNKFFSNNNENCTKTKNKIDFTQIYQLLINYCREKGNANNSEEGNTSDLQSMNPNNDNKFETDNENLKNEEKIINNEEIQINKINYKKLEWIEYLKLFMETDIRNPFVFIYQLIFKNFRINLNKTNLNDIYMEIQIHHLKIIYKIFSDIYLNKLNIDSRKITYIFYFQFFYDIIIRIFNELYYFDSSNIPRKTSYIKYKKRGKYHVKKILLQLLASKDFQHFQLEHIFPKQFRHHPSFYELINKYGYTTHMDRSNVNLIKLNKNAWYLYDAFWPVSEYKDFQSANEKSIKEDNATYIGPSRSQDKEYLNFSFKKLQNLLYFAFKNSCLAPMLLTICVTNEAFQTRLDQLKNSPPIKENSNNQSNTSNNMNSVFDNNTQRVTQNDSIISAENSIDVNSDPTSRNQQNQDTGLNRTPTDLSLLSDIDVFNLLTQSINNSLGTDQAGQNSQNSQNSQNSQNSQNNQNSQNSQNNQNSQNSQNNQNSQNNQNSQNSQNNQNSQNSQNNQNSQNSQNNQNSQNNQNSQNSQNNQNSQNSQNNQNSQNSQNNQNSQNNQNSQNSQNNLNHAENSTNTLVTTTNVETNQENGNSRGIEGSRDGNSGDSSESSYQNRNGQDIHQTINNSNTYIIVDQNSDNETLFAEILVNRSPNNSINMEIVNITDTHSGNQNTRRGSRHLTAGGLSELIRNLINENNIISNVIDETILGNNGSNMDMLGRENNGEIEINHNIPILSNRNNNINRGGIRRNPDENLIFDGYTSSEELNGIDSEGSNILRVNLTDIDDNLENLNIILNSNEIISNANNANLSNTIDILIKVIKVLSILIDSSHPFKEINGFYYSNCKVESDDSDSTSDSIAESSDEDYYQTPLPEIEENILNKTSNSNKYIFNNEKNVNINKELKYKNVDNDCEDNIEDAAGKWGGNKKEEVGTNDNENENFIFDYISIVEKRKKGKNKKKLENNTQNTLKKKQKQPYSMGEKTVQFFINSINNINGNEDKCFLKVRNTIVSRLKEISSESYNYKNVNNNNEFIELAKKKQQDLLDNMKKQQLKFSQFLDDEFFSDEDNELETTKEITNDKNEDAENDIYKENNTLCEYEKAKEKNCICVLCKEGMSKNNLLAYMCFASHTNILKKIIKKNKMSFPCKHPSIYTCGHFIHTNCLHNTKILKYRKLFSVKNEPTLYEFTCPLCRCIANCFIVYIPKRYTSKNDTYRIYDCNEIDFFIDNSNKNFSDLLKSASFALKLWNQTKNEKRQIEGTITPDIQMVDNTGYNHDNDLNKNSINLREENNYLEVETYLDINEKEKNKSLCHHNMHKTYDEYDNSYSDNSESFCFENESTFLSSSSNKSIDSDIADEFYFKYKSRHKMEEEKKKKKKLENFTKNNEYGEEIETNNNNTSNNKSVGNDVNQTSWNNYVTNSVFNEENNNDIFNLNFKNLINKNLIFDHLLSYENYDKNKNKILREIYLNENKIYEQLYNTNDGCESIYCHECNDNSNSEFTKKNIYGNNEIEKDEYDIQNYRNNFNHIDNCRRININTYKNSDNVKEFKYKDGPGTELYLYKNTFNYSNKDFTFTYHNSNFFYKYKNGFLSYYVSVPLKFMKNVEFVMIQNKSLNNANNKKCKRFFFTTSVKEIETENNESIEDPKDQNDIEKVDAIHLEKNDDEHETSNNENDEKNNNDVNKSESNLLQLSYNIDKNLMEYIQHNFNINKVNCDEVIKKYRIAQNKKNISRTNNNSSAISNSISNGKKKGINEINEFQKEKRLKTYYESEFRENILSECKIFSYSTHTKMENKETNEYSIKTENDINYNLTENNKYDIQDDHSENVAIPIVNTNGEIMNSSEYFISEKSKKVEEESKRNGRRRSIQEMEEMEIIKSNDNLCFCEYDENYENKDYDTMEFKYNCDKNYLKTHAISMKNCFAVDIYDGIITTNKNFYKTYKNTIYKQNFDSIFDMKALRQSIILLGGITEISWRIFHQNNTTFSTILHHSENYKKIIDFEYSTKIQDNDEDTDIKGISVNDVLKIYKKLDIYPEFLFNNTNVGFVNKSELRNVNKEDLLLFNKKDRKKYNKKLGGNIFKNETNNELSFMKNCLNQLKKCKDNENEEKCEEGNNHKKLMKKKRGKSRVDNKKNTIKTDVLNIKYWRNINTATEMNKIYWILYNEILINIFYKNINYISCNNLIETLVRNLFLYKHELNIVKENKISNLFNLQLWKNIHNISFYYVYPYRFTFNKYKKFFNKIKKAHFLNKLSFLPLSADVLKLFMTFFLNQLLYTPAAIQHFISISLIIISFQVMNEIFIKEISKSYVQFIFSKFSPEQVKKKFNNIFEKIYINVENESYPINNDAYLHDKIKLLDHYKQSEDIHEENDKSSIPNYMDTNGQCKSIAHEQFRKLIFDNFIKNKKEMVSFRNVENFISNDVSKFSKNEQSANYNTFNNDASLYCSNDKIDRNGNLKNKEVSQKNDVNQSSSGSGYSDGDNMNRNGAYKKYTNLINKMDILTLFNNLMNLVNNIRESEIEEIKNIILKNKLICANIKKKECYIHMCENDVYLNKSETIYNNEENNYDGFCLYEEKKILYVLYETVKKIINLNKFKTDTQKIMLLLCEINSEYMKYVYYNGYIPINIFLSTNFIRYDEFFNNYYPYLFNKKTNSKWGSFHVLYKEKLLKKNNKQNDQTNLKKNKNVMKRDFNYVINNRSDGAQEQIPKDQSYLEKELKNVVNKDNSKVLYYKNGEATNSITEFPILHKKDDNKKNEKLFENSKNCFCTNHNEIHQFKYKLYNIHNEEINNFYLMNDKDENYLSLLYKNNLEYKHTNICNILKWKYEKIPFINHLFYVYNIYPILFKLNQIKNIHNKKDKDIDVCSNEFLLSQIDDKIYEQLDNYNNFSDESFDSNKTIRIHEEADNENEEENNNVSEKTKPKDENENIDENYTTSSLNVLNEILDVNELIKDLKKKKKKKKKIYKNKYANNFFVNFFNKAMEKEKKKKDGIELENKTSLQESCANGIVESSENKNYNYNGDENDHVIITSNLFIDPYDLKNVDISEHLDKMDELNINENREEEKEGGGDKIKKEEISEENKLNKNNEIKENYYNCSLENTACSTSTDNSYTDENFLDYNNNGDSSSGAEKMRYKKKNAISKLLFSRFDDYTTNRNDKLSKNKCKNDHNINFLKFKDSNKIQRYNMLLRRNGLSNTFFYNIRKLYSYVYNLFDFIPIFVIQNILMYYQKRYKNINHYYYYDNEQNDEIHNLFNSYNEESEYEYTRYSSNYFNTDKWKRQYAKYTNSKKNNEYERIYNKKESDYDASSCSFDKKWDKDSVSHNESKMGSNFSYDRKSNGANNVNEYADPLGTNFKNSSFANKQGLSIFSPNFVSEEKYKFTKKENGSESRNSYFVNKKVKTNHSDCVSDAYIRCSSQFSKNRKGETFPKMKFINEENNYNDVKGIRGNINQFYNNIKDEKDTLGIKKIFFIFYKYLKKNNFIDCNFGEKPKKTRRNRCIKLYSKFLKKYLKSANIYLQFVAYILFSIYEYNTLATKYLDYIHLYSDMSKYNIFLHILNINNNIDKIYTYQTMQLIFHPYFYWMYQLYKYLKIDASPIALHDFYENLEQFISSNSIFQPSQNYFTLIKKNFKRKCVSCNKSPKKILICLYCGSTICLHESDEATGPLSQTISKCIYHTTICGGDQCLYLCLNTSSILFTSENRFEFMDGPYVDKNGDIDPHLKRGKNLYLSQHKLNKLFDVIVNSTADVEIYKHTLKAE